A window of the Vigna angularis cultivar LongXiaoDou No.4 chromosome 3, ASM1680809v1, whole genome shotgun sequence genome harbors these coding sequences:
- the LOC108325196 gene encoding protein RADIALIS-like 3: MTSKSSGMDDFPKGLCGWSWKENKLFELALAVVDENHPERWEIVAAMVGGEKSAGEVQEQYVFLLEDLNLIESGKLDHELGVGEPHPCVLVNSIESLCLSDRDSSM, encoded by the coding sequence ATGACATCCAAAAGCAGTGGCATGGATGATTTTCCTAAGGGCTTGTGTGGGTGGAGTTGGAAGGAGAACAAGTTGTTTGAGCTGGCTTTGGCCGTGGTAGATGAGAACCACCCAGAACGGTGGGAGATTGTGGCAGCCATGGTGGGAGGAGAAAAGAGTGCAGGGGAAGTTCAAGAACAATATGTATTTCTTTTGGAGGATTTAAATCTCATAGAATCTGGAAAATTGGACCATGAACTGGGAGTGGGAGAACCTCACCCCTGTGTCCTAGTTAactcaattgagtccttgtgCTTGTCTGATAGAGATAGCAGCATGTAA